In a genomic window of Candidatus Bathyarchaeota archaeon:
- a CDS encoding CBS domain-containing protein — translation MFPTVEDIGRRRRQLGLKQNELAKAAGVSQSLIAKLEAGTIDSSYTKVKTIFDVLDRLEFKTKIQTEKVVHNEVVTVQKTEPVSNVVQLMKTHGYSQIPVFDGKHSVGSISEKTIMREILAGKELEDLSTMSTEQIMDEAFPQISDDAPISLITSLLQTYPAVLASKKGVIVGIITKADLLRML, via the coding sequence ATGTTCCCCACCGTAGAAGACATCGGCAGAAGACGCCGCCAACTCGGCCTCAAACAAAACGAACTCGCCAAAGCCGCAGGCGTCAGCCAATCCCTCATAGCCAAACTCGAAGCAGGCACCATAGACTCCAGCTACACCAAAGTCAAAACCATCTTCGACGTCCTAGACCGCCTCGAATTCAAAACCAAAATCCAAACCGAAAAAGTCGTCCACAACGAAGTCGTCACCGTCCAAAAAACCGAACCCGTCTCCAACGTCGTCCAACTCATGAAAACCCATGGCTACAGCCAAATCCCAGTCTTCGACGGCAAACACTCCGTAGGCAGCATAAGCGAAAAAACGATTATGCGAGAAATCCTCGCCGGCAAAGAACTAGAAGACCTCTCCACCATGTCCACCGAACAAATCATGGACGAAGCCTTCCCCCAGATTAGCGACGACGCCCCCATCTCACTCATCACCAGCCTTCTGCAAACCTACCCCGCCGTGCTCGCATCCAAAAAAGGAGTCATCGTCGGAATCATAACCAAAGCAGACCTGCTACGCATGCTTTAG
- a CDS encoding O-acetylhomoserine aminocarboxypropyltransferase/cysteine synthase, with protein sequence MTQKTDTLAIHAGQETADPTTNARAVPIYQTASYTFNSPQHAADLFALKQFGNIYTRMGNPTNDVFEKRVAALEGGTAAVATASGQAAISLALLAITRVGDEIVAANNLYGGTYELLHYTFPKLARTTHFVDSQNPDAFKAALTPRTRAIYCETIGNPKLDVPDFTTLAAIAHQAGVPLVVDNTVGVGITRPLQWGADIIVASATKYIGGHGTSIGGIIVDGGKFNYNNGLYPEFTEPDPSYHGIKYTQAFGNIALAVKIRVQLLRDLGACLSPFNAWLFLQGLETLPLRQRKHSQNALQIAQYLEAHPLVSWVNYPGLPSHPSHSLAQKYLGGNFGGLVGFGIKGGKEAGKRFIQNVQLLSHLANIGDAKSLVIHPASTTHQQLTPQEQAQTGVTEDYLRLSIGIEDPADIIADIEQALQKATQP encoded by the coding sequence ATGACCCAAAAAACCGACACTCTTGCCATCCACGCCGGCCAAGAAACAGCCGACCCCACAACCAACGCAAGAGCAGTCCCCATTTACCAAACAGCCTCATACACCTTTAACAGCCCCCAACACGCAGCCGACCTCTTCGCCCTAAAACAATTCGGCAACATCTACACCCGCATGGGCAACCCCACCAACGACGTCTTCGAAAAACGCGTCGCAGCCCTCGAAGGCGGAACCGCAGCCGTAGCCACCGCCTCAGGACAAGCCGCCATCAGCCTCGCCCTACTCGCAATCACCCGCGTCGGCGACGAAATCGTGGCAGCCAACAACCTCTACGGCGGAACCTACGAACTCCTCCACTACACCTTCCCCAAACTCGCCCGCACAACCCACTTCGTAGACTCCCAAAACCCCGACGCATTCAAAGCAGCCCTCACCCCCCGCACCCGAGCCATCTACTGCGAAACCATCGGCAACCCCAAACTCGATGTCCCCGACTTCACCACCCTCGCAGCCATCGCGCACCAAGCAGGCGTCCCCCTAGTCGTGGACAACACCGTTGGCGTCGGTATAACCCGACCCCTCCAATGGGGCGCGGACATAATCGTTGCCTCCGCAACCAAATACATCGGCGGACACGGCACCAGCATCGGCGGCATCATCGTCGACGGCGGCAAATTCAACTACAACAACGGGCTCTACCCCGAATTCACCGAACCCGACCCCAGCTACCACGGCATCAAATACACCCAAGCCTTCGGCAACATAGCGTTAGCGGTTAAAATCCGCGTTCAACTGCTCCGAGACCTAGGCGCATGCCTCAGCCCCTTCAACGCATGGCTATTCCTGCAAGGACTGGAGACTCTGCCGCTACGGCAACGCAAACACAGCCAAAACGCGCTGCAAATCGCCCAGTATCTTGAGGCGCATCCGCTGGTAAGTTGGGTTAATTATCCGGGTTTGCCCAGCCACCCAAGCCACAGCCTCGCCCAAAAGTACCTCGGCGGCAACTTTGGCGGACTCGTCGGCTTCGGCATCAAAGGCGGCAAAGAAGCAGGCAAACGCTTCATCCAAAACGTGCAGCTCCTCTCGCATCTGGCAAACATAGGCGACGCCAAAAGCCTCGTCATCCACCCCGCCTCAACCACCCATCAGCAACTCACCCCCCAAGAACAAGCCCAGACAGGCGTCACCGAAGATTACCTGCGCCTATCCATAGGCATCGAAGACCCCGCCGACATCATCGCAGACATCGAACAAGCACTACAAAAAGCCACCCAACCCTAA
- the metW gene encoding methionine biosynthesis protein MetW, with translation MKSTLTDYKIILGWVKEGASVLDLGCGDGELLTLLSAQKQVHAQGIELCEAAIQRCVASGLSVYQQDIDSGLSEYADNTFDYVILNQTLQQVKKPDYALTEALRVGKNVIVGFPNFVHLSARLQMLRGKVPVTAALPYPWYDTPNLHFLGIADFQAYCKQRSIRIDAAAYVRKNSQVRVLPNLLAETGLFLLSSSVKMP, from the coding sequence TTGAAATCAACCCTAACCGACTACAAAATCATACTGGGCTGGGTCAAAGAGGGTGCTTCCGTGCTGGATCTTGGTTGCGGAGACGGCGAACTCCTCACCCTGCTATCCGCCCAAAAACAGGTACATGCACAGGGGATTGAACTCTGCGAAGCCGCCATACAACGCTGCGTCGCCTCGGGGCTGAGTGTTTATCAGCAAGACATCGACTCGGGACTCTCGGAATACGCCGACAACACCTTTGACTACGTTATCCTAAACCAGACCCTGCAACAGGTCAAAAAGCCCGATTACGCTTTGACGGAGGCGTTACGGGTGGGGAAAAACGTCATCGTGGGGTTCCCCAACTTCGTCCATCTCTCTGCGCGGCTCCAGATGCTCCGCGGTAAAGTCCCCGTAACCGCAGCCCTTCCCTATCCTTGGTATGATACGCCTAACCTGCATTTTTTGGGTATAGCGGATTTCCAAGCCTACTGTAAACAGAGAAGCATCCGCATCGACGCGGCAGCATACGTGAGAAAGAACAGCCAAGTGCGGGTGCTGCCGAATTTGTTGGCAGAGACGGGGCTTTTTTTGTTATCTTCAAGCGTCAAGATGCCCTGA
- a CDS encoding phosphatase PAP2 family protein, whose protein sequence is MQVNVYMVDAENTEAETPKQKISFDYHSSRFFSLLFPALYLIAITIFCLTYHIIPGPELLVLGILIYAAYNQRTWRVVKDWLPFITVFISYEIMYSVVGTISNNLHLGPFNVDLGIFGQIPSLTLQETIRAPFLDYMGAFFYSIYFFVPTLFAFVLWKKSPKNYWKYIVAFGICTYAALITFLFYPVAPPWIEMSSTYNVAYAGPQVLRVLTGSVDVSLGIPVYKTLFDFLSPNLYAAFPSMHSAIPWLVFLFAFKVWRWKALPVAAIPVGTWFSAVYLGEHYVVDVLGGILYATVAFWAVEKLLPVLSQHIGVLRRHTPSALTEAS, encoded by the coding sequence TTGCAGGTTAACGTTTACATGGTCGATGCCGAAAACACTGAAGCCGAAACACCCAAGCAAAAAATATCCTTTGACTACCATTCCTCGCGGTTCTTCTCACTGCTTTTCCCAGCCCTGTACCTGATAGCGATAACCATCTTCTGCCTCACCTACCATATTATCCCTGGACCTGAATTGCTGGTTTTAGGCATCCTTATCTATGCAGCTTATAATCAGCGGACTTGGCGGGTAGTGAAGGATTGGCTACCGTTCATCACGGTTTTCATCTCCTACGAAATCATGTACAGCGTAGTCGGAACCATATCTAACAACCTCCACTTGGGACCCTTCAACGTCGACTTAGGCATCTTTGGACAAATCCCAAGCTTAACGCTTCAAGAAACCATCCGCGCACCCTTCCTCGACTACATGGGCGCCTTCTTCTACTCCATTTACTTCTTTGTTCCCACCCTCTTCGCCTTTGTGCTCTGGAAGAAAAGCCCCAAAAACTACTGGAAATACATCGTCGCCTTCGGCATCTGCACCTACGCCGCCCTGATAACTTTCCTCTTCTACCCCGTCGCGCCACCATGGATAGAAATGAGCTCAACCTACAACGTCGCCTACGCAGGACCCCAAGTTCTTCGGGTTCTAACTGGCTCAGTTGATGTTAGCCTTGGCATACCTGTCTACAAGACGCTCTTCGATTTCCTCAGCCCCAACCTTTACGCGGCATTTCCCAGCATGCACTCAGCTATTCCTTGGCTAGTGTTCCTGTTTGCGTTCAAAGTTTGGCGGTGGAAAGCTTTGCCTGTTGCAGCGATTCCTGTGGGAACATGGTTTAGCGCCGTCTACTTGGGTGAACACTATGTTGTGGACGTTTTAGGCGGCATCCTCTACGCGACTGTCGCATTTTGGGCGGTTGAAAAACTGCTGCCTGTCCTCTCCCAGCATATTGGGGTGCTGCGTAGGCATACCCCTTCAGCGTTAACTGAGGCTTCTTAG
- a CDS encoding YkgJ family cysteine cluster protein, with protein MVDTVYLHLEFPRKEGGWSINLPFLCTKCGVCCILDDFLTAGPLVSKSGVPPEVAAKLKSLYDKLADLIEEGEEQYDNYTLHTPCPFLSNKICSIYEIRPEGCRRFPNTLFGMQADHCEALDRFRQQRIALKRGRTTQESLHFTDTEPHQSSRFNQKQYQTCITKLKKAGATADELALFETLNP; from the coding sequence ATGGTGGACACAGTTTATTTACATTTAGAATTCCCCCGTAAAGAAGGCGGCTGGTCAATCAATCTGCCTTTCCTCTGCACTAAATGCGGCGTATGCTGCATCCTTGACGATTTCTTAACCGCGGGTCCCCTAGTATCCAAGTCTGGTGTACCCCCCGAAGTCGCCGCCAAACTCAAATCACTCTACGACAAACTTGCAGACCTAATTGAAGAGGGCGAAGAACAATACGACAACTACACCCTGCACACGCCCTGCCCGTTTCTTAGCAACAAAATCTGCAGCATCTATGAAATTCGACCCGAAGGCTGCAGACGATTCCCCAACACGCTCTTTGGCATGCAAGCAGACCACTGCGAAGCTTTAGACCGTTTTAGACAGCAACGCATCGCCTTAAAACGCGGCAGAACCACACAAGAAAGCCTCCACTTCACCGACACCGAACCGCATCAGTCCAGTAGATTCAACCAAAAACAATACCAAACCTGCATAACCAAACTAAAAAAAGCAGGCGCAACAGCTGATGAGTTGGCTCTTTTTGAGACACTAAATCCCTAA
- a CDS encoding PAS domain S-box protein: MWQNKSLLEVLSRIQDSVIALDNNSIITYVNPAFARVFNLQIERVVGKNICDLLPQAKGTIIYQNVMAAIAKKEMRRFEWRGVSGTAYLETTIFPSEDGVTVITKDISAHKKASDALQQSEERFRTIFEQTTLGIAVGDMEGRIIDVNSALEHMVGFSKEELVGKRYSEVSSYCDSALAESLVQELKTGKKTHFSVERHCKRKDGKDIWFNLSGTIVSDANREPQFCIATVEDITQRKYQSDKLQDYTRSLELIDEERAKKIEQASQYTRSLFEASLDPIVTINPEGKITDVNHATVLVTGCTRKELVGSDFSEYFTDPQKAQRGYKRVILQGKIRDFPLAMKHKSGAITEVMYNAAVLKNKAGEIQGVFAAARDVTDLKRAEAEARETAKKLQVAERLAVIGATAGMVGHDIRNPLQAIVSDVYLIKMDLANIPEIESKISVLESLNSIEENITYINKIVADLQDFARPLYPEKTRVDLPNLICGVVQPLKLPGNINLRLNASEVRILETDETFLRRALTNLVINAIQAMPDGGDLAVITSTNGKTCLIVIEDSGVGIPEDVKPKLFTPMVTTKSKGQGLGLAVVKRLVEALDGTVTFESVMGKGTKFTVTLPIK; this comes from the coding sequence ATGTGGCAAAATAAAAGTTTGCTTGAAGTTCTTTCTCGCATACAAGACAGTGTGATAGCGCTAGATAACAATTCCATAATCACATATGTTAATCCAGCATTCGCCAGAGTTTTTAATCTGCAAATTGAGCGTGTAGTGGGCAAAAACATCTGCGACCTTTTGCCTCAAGCCAAAGGAACAATCATTTACCAAAATGTAATGGCTGCGATTGCCAAAAAAGAAATGCGCCGATTCGAGTGGCGTGGTGTTTCTGGAACTGCTTATTTAGAAACAACAATTTTTCCCTCGGAGGATGGGGTAACCGTAATCACAAAAGACATTTCCGCGCACAAAAAAGCTTCAGATGCGTTGCAGCAAAGTGAAGAACGCTTCCGGACCATTTTTGAGCAGACGACACTTGGTATTGCAGTTGGCGATATGGAAGGTCGCATTATCGATGTTAACTCAGCGTTGGAGCATATGGTGGGCTTTAGTAAAGAGGAGCTTGTGGGTAAACGGTACTCGGAGGTTTCCAGTTACTGTGACTCTGCGCTTGCGGAATCTTTGGTACAGGAGTTAAAAACGGGGAAAAAAACCCATTTCAGTGTCGAAAGACACTGCAAACGTAAAGACGGCAAAGACATCTGGTTTAACCTCTCAGGAACCATAGTGTCTGATGCCAACAGGGAACCCCAATTTTGTATAGCAACTGTTGAAGACATCACCCAACGCAAATACCAGAGCGACAAACTACAAGATTACACCCGTAGTTTAGAGTTGATAGATGAGGAGCGTGCCAAAAAAATTGAGCAAGCCTCCCAATACACCCGCAGCCTTTTTGAAGCTAGCCTTGACCCCATAGTCACAATTAACCCTGAAGGAAAAATCACGGACGTCAACCACGCTACCGTGCTCGTGACAGGATGTACTCGAAAAGAATTAGTCGGCAGCGACTTCTCTGAATACTTTACTGACCCCCAAAAAGCTCAACGTGGATACAAACGTGTTATTTTGCAGGGTAAAATTCGAGATTTCCCCTTAGCAATGAAACATAAATCTGGCGCAATAACTGAAGTTATGTATAATGCTGCGGTTTTGAAGAATAAGGCAGGTGAAATTCAAGGCGTTTTTGCGGCTGCCCGAGACGTGACAGACCTAAAAAGAGCTGAGGCAGAGGCGCGTGAAACCGCCAAAAAACTCCAAGTTGCGGAACGTTTAGCAGTTATCGGCGCCACCGCAGGCATGGTGGGGCATGACATACGTAACCCTCTTCAAGCAATTGTTAGCGATGTTTACCTTATCAAAATGGATTTAGCTAATATACCCGAAATAGAATCAAAAATTAGCGTACTTGAAAGTTTAAACAGCATTGAAGAAAACATCACCTACATCAACAAAATCGTTGCAGACCTCCAAGACTTCGCCCGTCCCCTTTACCCTGAAAAAACCCGTGTTGATTTGCCCAACCTAATCTGCGGGGTTGTTCAGCCCTTAAAACTTCCCGGCAACATAAATCTAAGACTCAACGCCTCGGAGGTTAGGATTTTGGAGACCGACGAAACCTTCCTGCGACGTGCCCTAACCAACCTAGTTATAAATGCGATTCAGGCTATGCCAGACGGCGGCGACTTAGCCGTCATCACCTCAACCAACGGCAAAACCTGTTTAATTGTCATTGAAGACAGTGGAGTAGGTATTCCTGAGGATGTTAAGCCTAAACTTTTCACGCCAATGGTGACAACTAAATCTAAGGGTCAAGGCTTAGGTTTAGCTGTGGTGAAGCGCCTTGTCGAGGCATTAGACGGCACCGTCACGTTTGAAAGCGTCATGGGCAAAGGCACAAAATTCACCGTTACCCTGCCCATCAAATAG
- a CDS encoding DUF996 domain-containing protein, protein MPVETNRMLGGVGAAFTVVGAVGTVISLFSYGDLSAGGITSTSLGLSAVSGVAGFVAFIGFILFLIAMYGFSNDYQERRIFSYIIYGIIAAIISAVVALGVMFMVLFSNIAALIPSFDPSQPPSQSDIMSQILPSITPIIAVFAVVGVALVVLEVLAFRLLAKKSEVPLFRMGGLILLTGSVLSVAIGVTFAVFAATGSLDYRMLSILGAPGGLVQQAGWVVLAFAFFRIKPPPQQVLNPASEVSYCSHCGAQNPSDATYCIRCGQKQQSTI, encoded by the coding sequence TTGCCTGTTGAAACTAACCGCATGTTAGGCGGCGTCGGCGCAGCATTCACAGTGGTCGGAGCAGTCGGCACCGTCATATCTTTGTTTTCGTATGGAGATTTATCTGCAGGCGGCATAACATCGACCAGTTTGGGGCTGTCTGCTGTCTCTGGCGTAGCGGGGTTCGTCGCGTTTATCGGGTTTATCCTGTTTTTGATTGCCATGTATGGCTTCTCCAATGACTATCAAGAGCGCCGCATATTCAGCTACATTATCTACGGCATCATCGCCGCCATCATCTCGGCGGTAGTGGCGCTCGGCGTTATGTTCATGGTCTTGTTCAGCAATATAGCAGCCTTAATACCCAGCTTTGACCCTTCCCAGCCACCGTCACAATCCGATATCATGTCCCAAATCTTACCATCCATAACGCCGATTATAGCTGTTTTCGCAGTAGTCGGGGTGGCTCTTGTTGTTTTGGAGGTTTTGGCATTCAGGCTGTTAGCTAAAAAATCAGAGGTACCCCTATTCAGGATGGGCGGCTTAATTCTGTTGACTGGATCAGTCTTATCTGTGGCTATTGGTGTTACGTTTGCGGTTTTCGCCGCAACTGGCTCCCTAGATTATCGCATGTTGTCCATATTAGGGGCGCCGGGCGGATTAGTTCAGCAAGCGGGTTGGGTAGTGTTAGCCTTTGCATTTTTCAGAATCAAACCACCACCCCAGCAGGTGTTAAACCCCGCGTCGGAGGTTTCTTATTGCAGCCACTGCGGAGCCCAAAACCCATCCGACGCTACCTACTGCATTCGCTGCGGACAAAAACAGCAGTCGACTATTTGA
- a CDS encoding glycosyltransferase family 2 protein encodes MGMAVDTDISIFIPVFRESSQIAGMLDELAAQNVSKEIFVTVDQPTDAFLEEIKTLERPNVQFVVNKERVGKANALNSTVKLSSGKVLVFLDSDVSIPNDPDYLRKIVMKTQTADVVDIKKRVTKDKSFLSKMAYYEYLTFNISSWLASRYMHKCPAVNGAAFAIKRETFEKVHGFRKVVAEDIDIATRAFLEDSSFAYTHDVEVQNVVHSDWKKWFTQRRRWAIGQALWLKDWWRDLVGRFVKKPQVFLPSLFFLYPSVAVFMLSAMIPSLWMYNGLLVFSLFLSVKFNIALPIFLLSLATADILKILLISMTGFAITAAVFYGFSRKLGFREVKLHELFVYYFFYSSIWMIIIVIGHIQVLALGKKAGPDWKT; translated from the coding sequence ATGGGGATGGCAGTGGACACCGACATCAGCATATTCATCCCGGTATTCAGGGAGTCCAGTCAGATAGCAGGGATGCTTGATGAATTGGCAGCCCAAAACGTGTCCAAAGAGATCTTTGTCACCGTAGACCAACCCACTGACGCTTTCCTAGAAGAAATCAAAACCCTTGAGCGCCCCAACGTTCAATTTGTCGTTAACAAGGAACGCGTCGGCAAAGCAAACGCGCTCAACAGTACCGTAAAGTTATCTAGCGGTAAAGTGCTGGTTTTCTTAGACTCCGACGTCAGCATCCCAAACGACCCCGATTACCTGCGAAAAATCGTCATGAAAACCCAAACCGCCGACGTTGTCGACATCAAAAAACGTGTCACTAAAGACAAGTCTTTCCTCTCCAAAATGGCATACTACGAATACTTAACCTTCAACATTAGCTCATGGCTTGCCAGCCGTTATATGCATAAATGTCCAGCTGTCAACGGCGCAGCCTTCGCGATTAAACGTGAAACCTTCGAGAAAGTCCATGGCTTCCGCAAAGTCGTCGCCGAAGACATCGACATCGCTACTCGGGCTTTTCTTGAAGACAGCAGCTTCGCCTATACTCATGATGTGGAAGTCCAAAACGTTGTGCATTCGGATTGGAAGAAATGGTTCACGCAACGTCGAAGGTGGGCTATTGGACAGGCATTGTGGCTTAAAGACTGGTGGCGCGACTTGGTTGGGCGGTTTGTGAAGAAGCCGCAGGTTTTCTTGCCCAGCCTATTTTTCCTCTATCCCTCGGTGGCTGTGTTTATGCTCAGCGCCATGATTCCGAGCCTCTGGATGTATAATGGCTTGCTGGTTTTCTCCCTGTTCCTCTCAGTAAAATTCAACATCGCCCTGCCCATCTTTCTGCTTTCGTTAGCGACGGCAGACATACTAAAAATCCTCTTAATCTCCATGACTGGGTTCGCCATAACCGCCGCGGTTTTCTATGGGTTTTCGCGAAAACTCGGTTTTAGAGAAGTCAAGCTACATGAACTCTTCGTGTATTACTTCTTCTACTCCTCGATATGGATGATAATTATCGTAATTGGGCACATCCAAGTGTTGGCGTTAGGCAAGAAAGCTGGACCCGACTGGAAAACCTAA
- a CDS encoding HIT family protein codes for MSQNCVFCRIINKQAPSSIVYEDDQVIAFLSHRPITLGHTLVVPKKHYADLYEIPEEEAAYLFKITKRLTHAVRDATQTTGIRIVQNNGETAGQVVFHIHLHIIPMNEGDMYRHSDGNRSSELLDADAQKIRKNLL; via the coding sequence ATGTCACAAAACTGCGTGTTCTGCCGCATCATAAACAAACAAGCACCCTCAAGCATAGTCTACGAAGACGACCAAGTCATCGCGTTTCTGAGCCATCGCCCCATAACCTTGGGGCACACGTTGGTGGTTCCCAAAAAACACTACGCAGACCTCTACGAAATCCCCGAAGAAGAAGCTGCTTACCTCTTCAAAATAACCAAACGCTTAACCCACGCCGTCCGCGACGCCACCCAAACCACAGGCATCCGCATTGTGCAAAACAACGGCGAAACCGCAGGACAAGTCGTGTTCCACATCCACCTGCACATCATCCCCATGAATGAAGGCGACATGTACCGTCATAGCGACGGAAACCGTAGTTCGGAACTTTTAGATGCTGACGCACAAAAAATCCGAAAAAACCTACTATAA
- a CDS encoding SPFH domain-containing protein, translating to MKGRDMVDILVITLGFLAILVAIFFLSGIRVLKEWERMPVLRLGRYVGLRGPGICYLLPLIDRSPVRISTRLDTIQFRTESTLTKDNVPVNVDSVLYMKPVDLEKAVLQVENYYQATQLAAQTTLREVIGKVSLNDLLAEREKVGAHLREIIDEKTEAWGIKATAVEVRDVIIPGNLQDAMSRQAQAERERIARVTLATAEFEAAQKMIEAAKMYENSAEGLRLRWMNILYELGQQAGTNTIMLVPANMPEAGWPPVGTYGLKEIPTGNPEHKPPQKPNAKRPQP from the coding sequence GTGAAGGGAAGAGATATGGTTGACATTTTAGTCATCACATTGGGTTTTTTAGCTATCTTAGTCGCGATTTTCTTCTTAAGCGGTATTCGGGTTCTAAAAGAATGGGAACGTATGCCCGTGCTTCGCCTCGGTCGTTACGTCGGTTTAAGAGGTCCCGGCATATGTTACCTGTTGCCCTTAATTGACCGCTCCCCCGTCCGCATCTCCACACGCCTCGACACCATCCAGTTCCGCACCGAATCCACACTTACCAAAGACAACGTCCCCGTCAACGTGGACTCCGTGCTCTACATGAAACCCGTTGACCTTGAAAAAGCAGTGCTGCAAGTCGAAAACTACTACCAAGCCACCCAACTTGCCGCTCAGACCACGTTACGAGAAGTCATCGGCAAAGTCAGCCTCAATGACTTGCTCGCTGAACGTGAAAAAGTCGGCGCTCACCTCCGCGAAATCATCGACGAAAAAACCGAAGCCTGGGGCATCAAAGCCACCGCCGTGGAAGTCCGAGACGTCATCATCCCAGGTAACCTCCAAGACGCCATGAGCCGCCAAGCCCAAGCTGAACGGGAACGCATCGCACGTGTCACCTTAGCCACTGCCGAGTTTGAAGCTGCACAGAAAATGATTGAAGCTGCAAAAATGTATGAGAACAGCGCTGAAGGGTTACGGCTCAGATGGATGAACATCCTCTACGAGTTGGGGCAACAAGCGGGCACAAACACCATCATGCTGGTGCCGGCAAATATGCCTGAAGCTGGTTGGCCACCCGTGGGCACTTATGGCTTAAAAGAAATCCCCACAGGCAACCCCGAACATAAACCCCCACAGAAACCAAATGCTAAACGGCCACAACCATAG
- a CDS encoding trypsin-like peptidase domain-containing protein, whose translation MSQLSNPLEVLKSLSDATSLLIKKTSQSVVAVKAQMSRGTGVVLTKDGYIVTCNHVLAGCSAVKIGQGEKTFNAKIVGTDPYNDVALLKAERGEFTPIEMGDSEKISVGQYVLALANPFNKNQPTATSGMVTGVNSTIRGWRGATAMDNVIATDAQLNPGFSGGPLVDVQGRLIGINTAYVWQRGIAIPANKVRGITDRLMTGRTAERGYLGIVANTVAIPQEIAEQAGLEQETGVMIFSVEHGSPARKAGLAMGDVLVKFNGKPVNDFYDLPRLLSEDVIGKETPVTIIRRETLIETTIIPTVQGGEQD comes from the coding sequence ATGAGTCAACTATCCAATCCGCTAGAAGTCTTAAAATCACTCTCAGACGCCACCAGCTTACTTATCAAAAAAACCTCGCAATCCGTTGTCGCAGTTAAAGCCCAAATGTCACGGGGCACAGGCGTAGTCTTAACCAAAGACGGCTACATAGTCACCTGCAATCATGTCCTTGCCGGATGCAGCGCCGTCAAAATTGGGCAAGGAGAAAAAACATTCAACGCAAAAATCGTGGGCACCGACCCATACAATGATGTTGCCTTACTTAAGGCGGAGAGAGGGGAATTTACCCCAATAGAAATGGGGGACAGCGAAAAAATCAGTGTTGGCCAATATGTTTTGGCATTGGCTAACCCGTTTAACAAAAACCAGCCCACTGCCACATCCGGCATGGTTACTGGCGTGAACAGCACCATCCGAGGGTGGAGGGGCGCAACCGCGATGGATAACGTCATCGCCACCGATGCCCAACTAAACCCTGGGTTTAGCGGTGGACCACTTGTCGACGTGCAGGGCCGACTCATCGGGATTAACACGGCGTATGTGTGGCAAAGAGGCATCGCAATACCCGCAAACAAGGTCCGAGGTATCACTGACCGCCTTATGACTGGACGCACTGCAGAACGCGGCTACTTAGGAATAGTTGCCAATACTGTTGCCATCCCGCAAGAAATCGCTGAACAAGCAGGGCTAGAACAAGAAACAGGCGTTATGATCTTTAGCGTCGAACATGGTTCCCCCGCACGCAAAGCGGGCTTAGCGATGGGCGATGTTTTGGTGAAGTTTAACGGTAAACCCGTAAATGACTTCTACGATTTGCCCAGATTGCTTAGCGAAGACGTAATCGGCAAAGAAACCCCCGTTACCATTATCCGCAGAGAAACCCTCATCGAAACAACCATAATCCCCACTGTCCAAGGAGGCGAACAAGACTGA